Proteins encoded within one genomic window of Ideonella dechloratans:
- a CDS encoding esterase/lipase family protein, translated as MIARWQRGALLLGFALWALASGLAWAQGHPALALAFTGLALGGHAAWLGLTVLLMRRVQRASGVAPPAGADAWRSWWAECRAAPRVFAWRQPFRTHAEPDVWPADAAGRQGVLLVHGYLCNRAIWNPWLRCLRARGIPAVAVTLEPPGAALDTHVPTLAAAAQQLWLRTGRAPLLVGHSMGGLALRAWWRADGGRTPVAGLVTVGTPHQGTWMALWGHSDSARQMQPGSAWLRQLAADEARLRAEGSEAPAVLSVFSPCDSIVFPTQGAVWPGGEALAVAGAGHVDLLQHAAVFEAVCQRLEGARAEAGGRRH; from the coding sequence CGCGCTGGCGCTGGCCTTCACCGGGCTGGCGCTGGGCGGGCATGCCGCCTGGCTGGGCCTGACGGTGCTGCTGATGCGCCGCGTGCAGCGGGCCAGCGGGGTGGCGCCGCCCGCGGGGGCGGACGCCTGGCGGTCCTGGTGGGCCGAATGCCGGGCCGCCCCTCGGGTGTTCGCCTGGCGGCAGCCCTTTCGCACCCACGCCGAGCCCGACGTGTGGCCGGCCGATGCCGCGGGGCGCCAGGGCGTGCTGCTGGTGCATGGCTACCTGTGCAACCGCGCGATCTGGAACCCCTGGCTGCGGTGCCTGCGCGCACGGGGCATTCCGGCCGTGGCCGTGACGCTGGAGCCGCCCGGCGCCGCGCTGGACACGCATGTGCCCACGCTGGCGGCGGCGGCCCAGCAGCTCTGGCTGCGCACCGGGCGCGCCCCGCTGCTGGTCGGTCACAGCATGGGAGGGCTGGCGCTGCGGGCCTGGTGGCGCGCCGACGGCGGGCGCACCCCGGTGGCCGGGCTGGTCACGGTGGGCACACCCCACCAGGGCACCTGGATGGCCCTCTGGGGGCACAGTGACAGCGCCCGGCAGATGCAACCGGGCTCGGCCTGGCTGCGGCAACTGGCCGCGGACGAGGCGCGGCTGCGCGCCGAAGGATCAGAAGCGCCCGCGGTGCTCAGCGTCTTCAGCCCCTGCGACAGCATCGTGTTCCCGACCCAGGGCGCCGTGTGGCCCGGCGGTGAAGCTCTGGCGGTAGCGGGGGCCGGCCATGTGGACCTGCTCCAGCACGCGGCTGTCTTCGAGGCCGTATGCCAGCGGCTGGAGGGCGCTCGCGCCGAAGCGGGGGGCCGCAGGCACTGA
- a CDS encoding HDOD domain-containing protein encodes MSSAPSPSCYPSDLGSWVRYFQLVEIPVLPHTAAVLEELRQMQDDVDARMLADELMSDPLMTLKVLAYTATVQRHRRNNDAETLREALVLTGITPFFATFGPQPTVDMHLEGQPEALAGLQAVLDRADRASRFALAFALHRRDHDAAVIYLAALLHDFAEMLLWLNAPTLALQMKLQQQADRTLRSSTVQRQCLHVTLGEVQQALMQTWHLPELLVHITDDRKENDPQVRNVLLAVRLARHTSLGWDNPAVPDDVSDIARLLTMAPEATLNWLKELDG; translated from the coding sequence ATGTCTTCAGCCCCGTCCCCGTCCTGCTATCCGTCCGATCTGGGCAGCTGGGTACGCTATTTCCAGCTGGTCGAGATCCCCGTGCTGCCGCACACCGCGGCCGTGCTGGAGGAATTGCGCCAGATGCAGGACGACGTGGACGCGCGGATGCTGGCCGACGAGCTGATGAGCGACCCGCTGATGACGCTCAAGGTGCTGGCCTACACCGCCACCGTGCAGCGGCACCGGCGCAACAACGACGCCGAAACCTTGCGCGAGGCCCTGGTGCTGACCGGCATCACGCCCTTCTTCGCCACCTTCGGGCCGCAACCCACGGTGGACATGCATCTGGAAGGTCAACCCGAGGCCCTGGCCGGCCTGCAGGCCGTGCTGGACCGGGCCGACCGCGCCAGCCGCTTCGCCCTGGCCTTTGCGCTGCACCGGCGCGACCACGACGCGGCGGTCATCTATCTGGCGGCCCTGCTGCACGACTTTGCGGAGATGCTGCTGTGGCTGAATGCCCCGACGCTGGCGCTGCAGATGAAGCTGCAGCAGCAGGCCGATCGCACGCTGCGCAGCAGCACGGTGCAGCGCCAATGCCTGCACGTCACCCTGGGCGAGGTGCAGCAGGCCCTGATGCAGACCTGGCACCTGCCGGAACTGCTGGTGCACATCACCGACGACCGCAAGGAAAACGATCCCCAGGTACGCAATGTGCTTCTGGCTGTGCGGCTGGCGCGCCACACCAGCCTCGGATGGGACAACCCCGCCGTCCCCGATGACGTGAGCGACATCGCCCGGCTGCTGACCATGGCCCCGGAAGCCACCCTGAACTGGCTGAAGGAGCTGGACGGCTGA